A genomic region of Methanobacterium sp. SMA-27 contains the following coding sequences:
- a CDS encoding RAD55 family ATPase codes for MIEVIESGIPGFDEITVSKSISGGIPKNGTTLIYGPPKTGKTIFCNQFTYHGLSKEEPCLYITVDYGIKQLKSNMMDFQWLIQNYIQNQSLYIIDGISKLSGAKLDDTNNYKVSSANNPADIMVKVGIGTRSVYKKSKHFRSVLDSINTLIEFNPEQMVLRVLKAYLRRISEAGGTGIISYTEGVADPETENLLKSLFDHTIRLDGENLLIEYTLEDYEVHTFESSYKITDKGLVVGKI; via the coding sequence ATGATTGAAGTTATTGAATCTGGAATTCCAGGATTTGACGAAATCACAGTTTCAAAAAGTATATCTGGGGGAATTCCCAAAAATGGAACCACTTTAATATATGGTCCTCCAAAAACAGGTAAAACAATATTCTGCAACCAATTCACATACCATGGACTTTCAAAAGAAGAACCTTGTCTTTATATAACAGTTGATTATGGTATAAAACAACTTAAAAGTAATATGATGGACTTCCAGTGGTTAATACAGAACTATATCCAAAATCAATCATTGTATATAATAGATGGAATTTCAAAACTTTCTGGTGCAAAATTGGATGATACTAACAACTATAAAGTCTCATCAGCAAATAATCCTGCTGATATAATGGTTAAAGTTGGTATTGGAACAAGATCTGTATACAAAAAATCTAAACATTTCAGATCAGTACTAGATTCAATAAATACACTGATTGAATTCAACCCGGAACAGATGGTTTTACGAGTCTTAAAGGCATATTTAAGACGAATCAGCGAAGCAGGTGGTACGGGTATCATTTCTTACACAGAGGGTGTTGCGGATCCAGAAACAGAAAATCTGTTGAAATCACTTTTTGACCACACAATAAGGTTAGATGGTGAAAATTTATTGATAGAATACACTTTAGAAGATTATGAAGTTCATACCTTTGAATCATCCTACAAAATAACAGATAAAGGACTTGTAGTTGGTAAAATATAG
- a CDS encoding PAS domain S-box protein yields MSKETEDQLRGEIAEMKKEIERCKTTQRALKKSEQRFRTFAESANDGIVTTDDEGNILFFNKILKNMFGFSTNELTGKNLTILMPDRFKKPYLKQLKEYKTTGKHKLLGKTVQTTGLKKDETTFPFEMSLSTWKSNETTYFSAIIRDISERKKSEEAVKKSEEKYRYIVEKFLKVSNEILQEMNKP; encoded by the coding sequence ATGTCAAAGGAAACTGAAGATCAACTCCGTGGCGAAATAGCTGAAATGAAAAAAGAAATAGAACGTTGCAAGACCACACAAAGGGCTCTTAAAAAAAGTGAACAACGTTTTAGAACCTTTGCAGAGTCTGCTAATGATGGAATTGTTACAACTGATGATGAAGGAAATATTTTGTTTTTTAATAAAATTTTAAAAAATATGTTTGGATTCTCCACAAACGAGTTAACAGGAAAAAATTTAACAATATTAATGCCAGATAGATTTAAAAAACCTTATCTAAAACAATTAAAAGAGTATAAAACAACCGGAAAACACAAACTTCTTGGTAAAACTGTCCAGACAACGGGTTTAAAAAAAGATGAAACAACATTCCCCTTTGAAATGTCACTTTCTACCTGGAAATCCAATGAGACAACATATTTCTCAGCAATAATCAGAGACATAAGCGAAAGAAAAAAATCAGAAGAAGCAGTTAAAAAAAGTGAAGAAAAATATCGATATATTGTAGAAAAGTTCCTAAAAGTCTCAAATGAAATATTACAAGAAATGAACAAACCCTAA
- a CDS encoding RAD55 family ATPase, translating into MIPCIESGIPGFDELTSSDTLTGGIPENSSTLVYGPPKTGKTIFCNQFAYKGLFIQEPCLYITTDLGIKQLEINMLEFLLPIEKFIDDNSLYVIDTITDVSNGLPIESETIIFSHNNNPTDIMVKVGSAVNYVTKENLRFRSVLDSSVSLLGYNDYMLIVRVLKAYLMRINEFGGTPIITYTEDAVDKRVETMLKSLVDNIIRLDGKNLTVEAMKGIGKRSSPYQITSKGIEL; encoded by the coding sequence ATGATACCTTGTATTGAATCTGGAATCCCGGGTTTTGACGAACTTACAAGTTCGGATACATTAACCGGCGGAATACCGGAGAATTCCTCAACTTTAGTATACGGGCCTCCAAAAACAGGTAAAACAATATTCTGCAACCAATTTGCATACAAAGGACTTTTTATACAAGAACCATGCCTATATATCACTACAGACCTTGGGATTAAACAGTTAGAAATTAATATGCTGGAATTTTTATTGCCCATCGAAAAATTCATTGATGATAATAGTCTTTATGTAATTGATACTATAACCGATGTGAGTAATGGATTGCCAATAGAATCTGAAACAATTATATTTTCACACAACAACAATCCAACAGATATTATGGTTAAGGTTGGTTCTGCAGTAAATTATGTCACCAAAGAAAATTTGAGATTCAGATCTGTATTAGATTCTTCTGTGAGTCTCCTTGGATATAACGATTACATGTTGATAGTACGTGTTTTAAAGGCTTATTTAATGAGAATTAATGAATTTGGTGGGACTCCAATAATTACTTACACAGAAGACGCAGTTGATAAGAGAGTGGAAACAATGCTCAAATCCTTGGTTGACAATATTATAAGGTTAGATGGGAAAAATTTAACTGTTGAAGCTATGAAAGGTATTGGAAAAAGAAGTTCACCCTACCAAATAACAAGCAAAGGTATTGAGTTATGA
- a CDS encoding ATPase domain-containing protein, whose product MKKTHIPKLDDFLGGGIPSGSSILFCAVPGVECEAFGYQILNGIIEDGNKGFIFTNVAEPHNIIYEFSRYGWNLEQYIEEEKAFFVDGSSQFLGVPPMGKYSIDELSHIEGVVLKAIEDVPYGVGVINNLSTLIDYLDEDKVLEVMGIWNECARQKDVILVYIFTKWDYNPKFIDSIKNSVDCVVSLKSIEERVIIGQGFMVTTASWTQPQHNLVLFFVLQPGGVKIYIPKILVTGPYNAGKSSFVKAVSKESVSVDRMALEKFPTTIAMDIGHIDHKGFIADVFGTPGQERFDLMLDVLAKESVGAFILVDSTAPQTFARAKEMINKTQAEAIPKVIVANKQDLPDAMEPEKIREAMKLDRSIPIIPTAVKMNKGVEESLDTLLNLLYGD is encoded by the coding sequence ATGAAAAAAACTCACATTCCAAAACTTGACGACTTCCTAGGTGGTGGAATTCCCAGTGGATCATCCATACTATTTTGTGCTGTTCCTGGAGTCGAATGTGAAGCCTTTGGATATCAAATCCTCAACGGGATAATAGAAGATGGAAATAAAGGTTTTATATTTACCAATGTGGCTGAACCACACAACATAATATATGAATTCAGCAGATATGGATGGAACCTTGAACAGTATATTGAAGAGGAAAAGGCTTTCTTTGTTGATGGAAGTTCACAATTTTTAGGAGTACCGCCCATGGGTAAATATTCTATTGATGAATTATCCCATATAGAAGGAGTTGTCCTTAAAGCGATAGAAGATGTTCCCTATGGTGTTGGAGTTATAAATAATTTATCAACACTCATTGATTATCTTGATGAGGATAAAGTATTAGAGGTCATGGGCATATGGAATGAATGCGCAAGGCAAAAGGATGTTATTTTAGTCTATATTTTCACCAAATGGGACTACAATCCAAAATTCATAGATTCAATAAAGAATAGTGTGGATTGTGTGGTTAGTTTAAAAAGTATAGAAGAAAGGGTTATAATAGGTCAGGGATTCATGGTTACAACTGCATCATGGACACAGCCTCAACATAATTTGGTTCTATTTTTCGTTTTACAGCCTGGTGGCGTAAAAATATATATTCCCAAAATTCTTGTCACAGGCCCATACAACGCGGGAAAATCGAGTTTTGTTAAAGCAGTATCAAAAGAATCTGTATCTGTTGATAGAATGGCTTTAGAAAAGTTTCCAACTACCATTGCCATGGATATTGGCCATATTGATCACAAAGGTTTCATTGCAGATGTATTCGGCACTCCCGGTCAGGAACGTTTTGATTTAATGTTGGATGTCCTGGCCAAGGAATCTGTTGGTGCATTTATTTTAGTTGACTCTACTGCACCACAAACATTTGCAAGGGCTAAGGAAATGATAAATAAAACCCAGGCCGAAGCCATTCCCAAGGTAATTGTAGCCAACAAACAGGACTTGCCAGATGCCATGGAACCTGAAAAAATAAGAGAAGCAATGAAGCTTGATAGAAGCATTCCAATAATCCCCACTGCAGTAAAAATGAATAAAGGTGTGGAAGAATCATTAGACACTCTTTTAAATCTTTTATACGGAGATTAA